In Caldisphaera lagunensis DSM 15908, a single genomic region encodes these proteins:
- a CDS encoding DUF1508 domain-containing protein, protein MQKYEFEVIEEYFLNGEHRFRLKEKNSNIIVNVSAENVDEAAEKASKMLSNLLK, encoded by the coding sequence ATGCAAAAGTATGAGTTCGAAGTAATTGAAGAATATTTTTTAAACGGAGAACATAGATTCAGATTAAAAGAAAAGAATAGCAACATTATAGTTAATGTTTCTGCAGAAAATGTTGACGAAGCTGCAGAAAAGGCAAGTAAAATGTTATCAAATTTATTAAAATAA